A genomic segment from Glycine soja cultivar W05 chromosome 20, ASM419377v2, whole genome shotgun sequence encodes:
- the LOC114402029 gene encoding protein MAIN-LIKE 1-like — translation MVRTRRLGRALGRVIGRALGREDRHDSDDVPQRRRPTAFARRQREAAPIAKDEPVVAGDVHAQGAETGHDREVFPGGSRDPLVLTEYDDHVAVIVWNGEEHPELKLSSYDKKVHKFGKPTPEIEGLVAATVLSPLIACSVDTGDRGLISAFVEQWHKETSSFYLPVGELTITLDDVASLLHLPIIGAFHTFEPLHVDEVVLMLVELLEVSREEARAETTQCHGAYVRLSWLRDIYQRRCQAGHWTAVARAYLLHLLGCTLFANKSATHIHVVFLDTLCDLS, via the exons atggttagaaccAGAAGGTTAGGTCGTGCCTTAGGTAGGGTTATAGGCAGAGCCCTGGGGAGAGAGGATCGTCATGATTCAGATGATGTTCCCCAACGGCGAAGGCCTACAGCATTCGCACGTAGGCAACGAGAAGCTGCCCCTATTGCTAAGGATGAGCCTGTGGTAGCTGGAGATGTACATGCACAAGGTGCAGAAACTGGTCATGATCGTGAGGTATTTCCAGGTGGGTCGCGTGACCCATTAGTGCTGACAGAGTATGATGACCATGTTGCAGTCATCGTATGGAATGGAgag gaACATCCTGAATTGAAGTTATCCTCCTATGACAAGAAGGTTCATAAATTTGGAAAGCCTACTCCAGAAATAGAAGGGCTAGTTGCTGCCACAGTATTAAGTCCTTTGATCGCATGTTCAGTAGACACTGGCGATCGAGGACTTATATCCGCTTTTGTGGAACAGTGGCATAAGGAAACTAGCAGTTTCTATCTTCCTGTTGGGGAGCTGACcatcacattggatgatgtggCGTCTCTGCTTCATCTGCCAATTATAGGCGCCTTCCATACCTTCGAGCCTCTACACGTCGACGAAGTTGTGTTGATGTTGGTGGAGTTACTTGAAGTCTCTAGAGAGGAAGCTAGAGCTGAGACAACACAATGTCATGGGGCATATGTACGCCTATCTTGGCTACGAGATATTTATCAGAGGAGATGTCAGGCCGGACATTGGACTGCTGTAGCTCGTGCCTATCTTCTGCATCTGttaggttgcactctttttgctaacaagagtgcaacccatATTCATGTTGTTTTCTTAGACACTCTCTGTGACTTGAGTTAG
- the LOC114403574 gene encoding 40S ribosomal protein S3-3-like encodes MATQMSKKRKFVADGVFFAELNEVLTRELAEDGYSGVEVRVTPMRTEIIIRATRTQAVLGEKGRRIRELTSVVQKRFKFPENSVELYAEKVNNRGLCAIAQAESLRYKLLGGLAVRRACYGVLRFVMESGAKGCEVIVSGKLRAQRAKSMKFKDGYMISSGQPVKDYIDSAVRHVLLRQGVLGIKVKIMLDWDPKGKQGPKTPLPDLVTIHSPKEEEEYIQPAPVLAANDIEVPVA; translated from the exons ATGGCCACCCAAATGAGCAAGAAGAGAAAG TTCGTAGCTGATGGAGTGTTCTTCGCTGAACTGAACGAGGTTCTGACAAGGGAGTTAGCCGAGGACGGATACTCCGGCGTGGAAGTTAGGGTTACGCCGATGCGCACCGAAATCATCATCAGAGCCACCAGAACCCAAGCCGTTCTCG GTGAGAAGGGAAGGAGAATCAGGGAACTTACCTCGGTGGTTCAGAAGAGGTTCAAGTTTCCCGAGAACAGTGTTGAACTTTATGCTGAAAAGGTCAACAATAGGGGTCTTTGCGCTATAGCACAGGCTGAGTCTCTCCGCTACAAGCTCCTTGGTGGCCTAGCTGTGCGCAG GGCTTGCTATGGTGTTTTGAGGTTTGTTATGGAGAGTGGTGCTAAGGGATGCGAG GTCATTGTGAGTGGAAAATTGAGAGCCCAGAGAGCCAAATCTATGAAGTTTAAGGATGGTTACATGATTTCTTCTGGGCAACCTGTCAAAGATTACATTGACTCTGCAGTGAGACATGTGCTCCTGAGACAG GGTGTTCTTGGCATTAAGGTGAAGATCATGCTTGATTGGGATCCTAAGGGGAAACAGGGTCCTAAAACTCCCCTCCCTGATCTTGTCACAATCCATTCTCCAAAGGAGGAAGAAGAATACATCCAGCCTGCTCCAGTTTTGGCTGCTAATGATATTGAGGTCCCTGTTGCTTGA